The following proteins come from a genomic window of Acanthopagrus latus isolate v.2019 chromosome 5, fAcaLat1.1, whole genome shotgun sequence:
- the LOC119020288 gene encoding trichoplein keratin filament-binding protein, giving the protein MALPTLSAHVPSRSRALAAQLARQREQEARWRQQWELHAQYFREQSVRSEKQAVWSSRHSYQQSMSAYHKQRMKEEKKASLEQRRNRLRAMLQEEQDRLEAELRQLVPDRSTVASQLVQKTDELRTAREERRKKLAQELLREHWKKNNPELREVESALHKDHVVGQWQEQISEKTEQEAAAQQEKRRFENEYERTRKEALERMKQAEEKRNAEERKRAEELRKQMEELKLREEEATRLKKEQEALLVKQWELEKMEEERRDMEERRKKTEMGRFLIRQYRAQLKRRAQQVQEELEADRKILAVMLEGEQEDRRMETTRRERAIADAAWMKRVIEEQLQLEQEREAEFDVLHREEAQRVWEKREAQWEKERKARERLMQEVLVGRQQQLELKMQKNREAQEESLKRREQLIQELEQEREARRWEKEQEEGRRTARMQEINTQVEQKRREQWEEQCRIEQEEEEDREALQIQEEELRLERQRMAKKGYQEKVHSRPRSAWT; this is encoded by the exons ATGGCTCTGCCGACCCTCTCGGCCCATGTGCCCAGCCGGTCCCGGGCGCTGGCCGCGCAGCTGGCCCGGCAGCGGGAGCAGGAGGCCCGGTGGCGGCAGCAGTGGGAGCTGCATGCTCAGTACTTCAGGGAGCAGAGTGTCCGCAGCGAGAAACAGGCGGTGTGGAGCTCCCGTCACTCCTACCAGCAGAG TATGTCAGCATACCATAAACAGAgaatgaaggaggagaagaaggccAGCCTGGAGCAGCGCAGGAATCGGCTCAGAGCCATGCTTCAAGAGGAGCAAGACCGGCTGGAGGCGGAGCTCAGGCAACTCGTTCCTGACAGGAGCACAGTGGCAAGTCAGCTGGTGCAAAAAACTGACGAGCTGCGTACAGctagagaggagaggagaaaaaag CTTGCACAAGAGTTGCTGAGGGAgcactggaagaaaaacaacccaGAGTTGAGAGAG GTCGAGTCAGCATTACATAAAGATCATGTTGTCGGCCAATGGCAGGAGCAGATATCTGAGAAGACAGAG CAAGAAGCGGCAGCGCAGCAGGAGAAGAGACGCTTTGAAAACGAGTACGAGAGAACCCGAAAAGAGGCGCTGGAGAGGATGAAACAagctgaggagaaaaggaaCGCAGAGGAGCGGAAGAGGGCTGAAGAACTTCGCAAACAGATGGAAGAGCTgaagctgagggaggaggag gcaaCTCGTCTGAAGAAAGAGCAAGAGGCTCTGCTTGTCAAGCAGTGGGAgctggagaagatggaggaggagaggagggacatGGAAGAGAGGCGAAAGAAGACTGAGATGGG GCGTTTCTTGATCCGGCAATATCGTGCTCAGCTGAAGAGGAGGGCCCAACAAGTGCAGGAGGAATTG GAGGCCGACCGTAAGATCCTGGCAGTCATGCTggaaggagagcaggaggacaggaggatgGAGACCACACGAAGGGAGAGAGCCATCGCTGACGCTGCCTGGATGAAACGCGTGATTGAAGAGCAGCTTCAGttggagcaggagagggaggccGAGTTTGACGTCCTACACAG GGAAGAAGCTCAGCGTGTGTGGGAGAAACGAGAAGCGCagtgggagaaggagagaaaagccaGAGAACGGCTTATGCAAGAG GTGCTCGTggggagacagcagcagctggagctgaAAATGCAGAAGAATCGCGAGGCTCAGGAGGAGTCCCTGAAGCGACGAGAACAGCTGATccaggagctggagcaggagagggaggccAGGCGCTGGGAAAAAGAGCAAGAGGAAGGTCGCAGGACAGCACGGATGCAGGAGATAAATACTCAG gtggagcagaAGCGCAGGGAGCAGTGGGAGGAGCAGTGCAGGAtcgagcaggaggaggaggaggacagggaggctCTTCAAatccaggaggaggagctgaggctGGAGAGGCAGAGGATGGCCAAGAAAGGATATCAGGAGAAG GTTCACAGCAGACCTCGATCAGCCTGGACATGA
- the gltpa gene encoding glycolipid transfer protein: MALLMEHQFRQLPADRQVETRPFLEAVSYLPPFFDCLGSAIFAPIKADIAGNITKIKAVYETNPGRFKTLQHILEAEKEMHGAQWPKVGATLALMWLKRGLRFIQVFLQSLVDGEKDDSNPNLIRVNVTKAYEIALKKYHGWWVQQLFRAALFATPYKSDFLRALSKGREVKDEECLEKIRKFLLNFTPTVDAIYELYNKMNADLDYTV; the protein is encoded by the exons ATGGCTCTGTTAATGGAGCACCAGTTCAGGCAGCTGccagctgacagacaggtggaaaCGAGACCGTTCCTGGAGGCTGTGTCATACCTTCCACCCTTCTTTG ACTGCCTCGGCTCGGCCATTTTTGCACCGATCAAGGCTGACATAGCCGGTAACATCACA AAAATCAAGGCAGTTTATGAAACCAACCCTGGACGGTTCAAGACACTGCAGCATATTttggaggcagagaaagaaatgCACGGAGCACAATGGCCCAAAGTCGGAGCAACGCTGGCTCTAATGTGGCTGAAAAG GGGTCTTCGATTCATCCAAGTCTTCCTTCAGAGCCTGGTGGACGGTGAAAAGGACGATAGCAACCCAAACCTCATCCGAGTCAACGTCACCAAAGCCTACGAGATAGCCCTGAAGAAGTATCACGGCTGGTGGGTGCAGCAGCTCTTCAGG GCGGCTCTTTTCGCCACTCCATATAAGTCAGATTTCCTGAGGGCCCTCTCCAAAGGTCGGGAGGTCAAGGACGAGGAGTGCTtggagaaaatcagaaaattcCTCCTCAACTTCACCCCGACTGTCGACGCCATTTACGAGCTGTACAATAAGATGAATGCTGATCTGGATTACACGGTGTGA